In Mytilus trossulus isolate FHL-02 chromosome 6, PNRI_Mtr1.1.1.hap1, whole genome shotgun sequence, a single window of DNA contains:
- the LOC134722474 gene encoding beta-1,4-galactosyltransferase 5-like — translation MDQGHYRPVTCIPRQKLAILIPYRDRAKGLLTLLNNVLPRIHRQQIEFGIYVVEQIGGALFNKGVLFNAAFKYAMEEYTYDCVVLHDVDIIAEDDRNFFTCGYHPRHLAVKVEQFNYTIPYADFFGGISNMPPNIFEQINGFSNQYEDWGLEDDDLYRRLTVAHGLKIERPLANVSTCASVHHLRPHKHDKKGKLLDRCNIYINRPQGWAFDGLNTSQYKVEKTENKRLFKHILISLNTTKLRKDFVTRSRLVDYDNLPPVASWNGNTQMCYWALKKSNENIDQSVEDLVQKSVNVPSHRRICIP, via the exons ATGGACCAAGGACATTACAGACCAGTCACGTGCATTCCGAGACAAAAATTAGCCATTCTTATACCTTACAGAGATAGGGCGAAAGGATTGCTAACATTACTAAATAATGTTTTACCTCGAATTCACAGACAACAAATTGAATTTGGAATATACGTAGTCGAACAG aTTGGAGGTGCACTTTTCAACAAAGGTGTGTTATTTAATGCTGCCTTTAAATATGCTATGGAAGAATATACATATGACTGTGTCGTACTTCATGACGTTGATATAATAGCAGAAGATGACAGAAATTTCTTCACGTGCGGATATCATCCGAGACATCTGGCCGTAAAAGTGGAACAATTCAATTATac AATTCCTTATGCAGATTTTTTTGGAGGAATATCAAATATGCCGCCTAATATATTCGAGCAAATCAATGGATTTTCTAACCAGTATGAAGACTGGGGACTTGAAGATGACGACCTTTATCGACG ATTAACAGTTGCTCATGGGCTGAAAATTGAACGTCCACTGGCGAATGTGTCAACATGTGCTTCCGTGCATCATTTGAGAccgcataaacatgataaaaaggGAAAACTTCTCGATAG atgcaatatttatatcaatcgACCACAAGGTTGGGCATTTGACGGGTTAAACACCTCACAATATAAAGtagaaaaaacagaaaacaaaagattattcaaacatattcTCATATCTCTTAACACAACAAAGCTTAGAAAG GATTTTGTTACGAGATCTCGTTTAGTTGATTATGATAATTTACCACCAGTTGCTTCTTGGAATGGTAACACTCAAATGTGTTATTGGGCACTGAAGAAATCCAACGAAAACATTGACCAAAGCGTCGAAGATCTGGTGCAGAAATCAGTCAACGTTCCTTCTCATAGACGTATATGCATACCTtga